A DNA window from Malus domestica chromosome 12, GDT2T_hap1 contains the following coding sequences:
- the LOC103450772 gene encoding WRKY DNA-binding transcription factor 70-like isoform X1 gives MEWSWPESVLSNRERVVEELIQGRELASQLSKAFANRSLVVNGDDGGSAEGIVNKILGSFVNTLLIINGKESDQEFVSDQIQGNSSGVSGGSTGVSDGRGGGAYSSSWDANHDHAANIKSEDYNEEEISCKSTSTFKDRRGSYKRRKASHSWTTDTPASNIDDSHAWRKYGQKVIHNAKHPRNYFRCTHKYNQACKATKQVQQVQDHPPVFRTTYYGTHTCRDYPKASELVLDCTSPRDSSKFISFDNANCLENKQEHFTSFASSSVKEELIVKATSDHTVTSHNNHSSPSDYLLSHDDLMAFDSFWPMSEFSSSIDQYDRDDVFLKMIAES, from the exons atggagtggtcttggcCGGAAAGTGTGCTCTCAAATAGGGAGAGGGTGGTGGAGGAGTTGATCCAAGGGCGTGAACTGGCAAGTCAACTTAGTAAGGCTTTTGCTAATAGATCACTTGTTGTTAATGGTGATGATGGGGGATCGGCTGAAGGTATTGTTAATAAGATTTTGGGGTCATTTGTGAATACCCTTTTGATTATAAATGGGAAGGAGTCTGACCAGGAGTTTGTTTCTGATCAGATTCAAGGAAATAGTAGTGGAGTCAGTGGTGGTAGTACTGGTGTTAGTGAcggtcgtggtggtggtgcataTTCATCATCTTGGGATGCTAATCATGATCATGCAGCTAATATTAAGTCTGAAGATTATAATGAGGAGGAGATCAGTTGTAAGAGCACTTCAACCTTCAAGGATCGAAGAGGTTCCTACAAGAGAAG AAAGGCTTCACACTCTTGGACTACAGACACTCCTGCTTCGAACATTGATGACAGTCATGCATGGAGAAAGTACGGACAGAAAGTTATCCACAATGCCAAGCATCCAAG GAACTACTTTAGATGCACTCACAAATACAATCAAGCGTGCAAAGCAACCAAGCAAGTGCAACAAGTTCAAGATCATCCACCAGTGTTTCGAACCACATATTATGGCACCCACACGTGCAGAGACTACCCCAAAGCTTCTGAACTGGTCTTGGATTGCACTAGTCCTAGAGATTCCTCAAAATTCATTAGCTTTGACAACGCCAACTGTTTGGAAAACAAACAAGAGCACTTCACATCCTTCGCTTCATCATCAGTTAAAGAAGAACTGATCGTCAAGGCAACAAGTGATCATACGGTGACAAGCCACAACAACCATTCGTCACCAAGTGATTATCTACTGTCGCATGATGATCTGATGGCATTCGATTCCTTTTGGCCCATGAGCGAGTTTTCATCAAGCATTGATCAGTATGATCGTGACGATGTGTTTTTGAAGATGATTGCCGAGTCTTAA
- the LOC103450772 gene encoding WRKY DNA-binding transcription factor 70-like isoform X2, with amino-acid sequence MVMMGDRLKIQGNSSGVSGGSTGVSDGRGGGAYSSSWDANHDHAANIKSEDYNEEEISCKSTSTFKDRRGSYKRRKASHSWTTDTPASNIDDSHAWRKYGQKVIHNAKHPRNYFRCTHKYNQACKATKQVQQVQDHPPVFRTTYYGTHTCRDYPKASELVLDCTSPRDSSKFISFDNANCLENKQEHFTSFASSSVKEELIVKATSDHTVTSHNNHSSPSDYLLSHDDLMAFDSFWPMSEFSSSIDQYDRDDVFLKMIAES; translated from the exons ATGGTGATGATGGGGGATCGGCTGAAG ATTCAAGGAAATAGTAGTGGAGTCAGTGGTGGTAGTACTGGTGTTAGTGAcggtcgtggtggtggtgcataTTCATCATCTTGGGATGCTAATCATGATCATGCAGCTAATATTAAGTCTGAAGATTATAATGAGGAGGAGATCAGTTGTAAGAGCACTTCAACCTTCAAGGATCGAAGAGGTTCCTACAAGAGAAG AAAGGCTTCACACTCTTGGACTACAGACACTCCTGCTTCGAACATTGATGACAGTCATGCATGGAGAAAGTACGGACAGAAAGTTATCCACAATGCCAAGCATCCAAG GAACTACTTTAGATGCACTCACAAATACAATCAAGCGTGCAAAGCAACCAAGCAAGTGCAACAAGTTCAAGATCATCCACCAGTGTTTCGAACCACATATTATGGCACCCACACGTGCAGAGACTACCCCAAAGCTTCTGAACTGGTCTTGGATTGCACTAGTCCTAGAGATTCCTCAAAATTCATTAGCTTTGACAACGCCAACTGTTTGGAAAACAAACAAGAGCACTTCACATCCTTCGCTTCATCATCAGTTAAAGAAGAACTGATCGTCAAGGCAACAAGTGATCATACGGTGACAAGCCACAACAACCATTCGTCACCAAGTGATTATCTACTGTCGCATGATGATCTGATGGCATTCGATTCCTTTTGGCCCATGAGCGAGTTTTCATCAAGCATTGATCAGTATGATCGTGACGATGTGTTTTTGAAGATGATTGCCGAGTCTTAA
- the LOC103450771 gene encoding WRKY DNA-binding transcription factor 70-like, with protein MQWSWPESVLSNRERMVEELIQGRELASQLSRVFDNRPILVNGVDGGSDEGTVNKILGSFVNTLLILNGKESDQEFVPDQIQGNSNDVSGGGGGADSSSWVGNHDHAAVIKSEDYTEEEISCKSTSTFKDRRGSYKRRKTSHSWTRDIPALIADGHAWRKYGQKNIHNAKHPRNYFRCTHKYDQACKATKHVQQVQDHPSVFRTTYYGTHSCRDYLKTSELVLDCTNPRDSSKFISFDNVNCFTNKQEHPFPASFTSSSVKKELVVKATSDHTVTSHHNHSLPSDYLVLHDDLMEFASSEPMGGFSSSIDQYDHDDVFLRMFAESVFDI; from the exons ATGCAGTGGTCGTGGCCGGAGAGTGTGCTATCAAATAGGGAGAGGATGGTGGAGGAGTTGATCCAAGGGCGTGAACTGGCAAGTCAACTTAGTAGGGTTTTCGATAATAGGCCAATCCTTGTTAATGGTGTTGATGGTGGATCGGATGAGGGTACTGTTAATAAGATTTTGGGGTCTTTTGTGAATACCCTACTGATTTTAAATGGGAAGGAGTCTGATCAGGAGTTTGTTCCTGATCAGATTCAAGGAAATAGTAATGATgttagtggtggtggtggtggtgcagaTTCATCATCTTGGGTTGGTAATCATGATCATGCAGCTGTTATTAAGTCTGAAGATTATACTGAGGAGGAGATCAGTTGTAAGAGCACTTCAACCTTCAAGGATCGTAGAGGTTCTTACAAGAGAAG AAAGACTTCACACTCTTGGACAAGAGACATTCCTGCTTTGATTGCCGACGGTCATGCATGGAGAAAGTATGGACAAAAAAATATCCACAATGCCAAGCATCCAAG GAACTACTTTAGATGCACTCACAAATACGATCAAGCGTGCAAAGCAACCAAGCACGTGCAACAAGTTCAAGATCATCCATCAGTGTTTCGAACAACATATTATGGCACCCACAGTTGCAGAGACTACCTCAAAACTTCTGAATTGGTCTTGGATTGCACAAATCCTAGAGATTCTTCAAAGTTTATTAGTTTTGACAACGTCAATTGTTTTACAAACAAACAAGAGCACCCATTTCCCGCATCCTTCACTTCATCATCAGTTAAAAAAGAACTAGTCGTCAAGGCAACAAGTGATCATACGGTGACAAGCCACCACAACCATTCGCTACCCAGTGATTATCTCGTGTTGCATGATGATCTGATGGAATTCGCGTCCTCTGAGCCCATGGGCGGGTTTTCATCCAGCATTGATCAGTATGATCACGATGATGTGTTTTTGAGGATGTTTGCCGAGTCTGTCTTTGATATATAA
- the LOC103430555 gene encoding phospholipid-transporting ATPase 1-like, which yields MELHNENRNSGTLEISQGSSRVQEKLSQRIRHKSVQFDDNLLHDDNPRLIYINDPKRTNDKYEFTGNEIRTSKYTIITFLPKNLFIQFHRVAYLYFLAIAALNQLPPLAVFGRTVSLFPLLFVLLVTAIKDGYEDWRRHRSDRNENNREALVFQSGQFRPKKWKHIQVGEVLKICADDTIPCDVVLLGTSDPSGIAYIQTMNLDGESNLKTRYARQETTSTVCEGCTFSGLIRCEQPNRNIYEFTANMEFNGHKFPLSQSNIVLRGCQLKNTDWAVGVAVYAGQETKAMLNSAASPSKRSKLESYMNRETLWLSIFLFVMCAVVATGMGLWLMRHKGQIDTLAYYRRRFYSYGNVNVNGKTYRFYGIPMEIFFSFLSSIIVFQIMIPISLYITMELVRLGQSYFMIEDRHMFDSSSGSRFQCRSLNINEDLGQIRYIFSDKTGTLTENKMEFRRASIFGRNFGTSLQEANVAGIGLGRKRWKLKSEISVDNELMELLHKDLGGDDRIAAHEFFLTLAACNTVVPIVSNGTSSSCGKSELDDVEAIDYQGESPDEQALVSAASAYGYTLFERTSGHIVMDVNGEKLRLDVLGLHEFDSVRKRMSVVIRFPNNSVKVLVKGADTTMLNTLANDSERDDHVTRLTQNHLSEYSSEGLRTLVVASRDLTDEELEQWQSMYEDASTSLTDRSSKLRQTAGLIECNLKLLGATAIEDKLQDGVPEAIESLRQAGIKVWVLTGDKQETAISIGISCKLLTADMQQIIINGTSEDECRNLLAVSMEKYGVKSSNKIDPSFKLKKNAENGYLEIPGNEKTSSVPQWNGGKEEGKMNAPLALIIDGNSLVYILEKDLESELFNLATSCSVVLCCRVAPLQKAGIVDLIKTRTDDMTLAIGDGANDVSMIQTADVGVGICGQEGRQAVMASDFAMGQFRFLKRLLLVHGHWNYQRVGYLVLYNFYRNAVFVMMLFWYILSTAFSTTSALTDWSSVFYSVIYTSLPTIVVGILDKDLSHRTLLQYPKLYGAGHRHEAYNLHLFWITMLDTLWQSLVLFYVPLFTYKDSSIDIWSMGSLWTIAVVVLVNIHLAMDIHRWVFITHIAVWGSIIITYACMIVLDSIPVFPNYWTIYHLAKSPTYWIAILLITVVALLPRFVFKVVYHIFWPSDIQIAAGILNRQRKHLSSKQDDSSS from the exons ATGGAACTGCATAATGAAAATAGAAATTCAGGAACTCTTGAAATCTCCCAGGGTTCATCTAGGGTTCAGGAAAAGTTGTCTCAGAGGATCCGTCACAAAAGTGTGCAGTTCGATGATAACTTGCTGCACGATGACAATCCAAGGTTGATCTATATTAACGATCCGAAGAGGACAAATGACAAGTATGAGTTCACTGGGAATGAGATTCGAACTAGCAAGTACACTATCATTACCTTCTTGCCCAAGAATCTTTTCATTCAGTTTCATCGGGTTGCTTATTTGTATTTTCTAGCAATTGCTGCCCTCAACCAGCTTCCACCTCTTGCCGTCTTTGGAAGAACAGTGTCTCTTTTTCCCCTTCTGTTTGTCCTCTTGGTCACAGCTATCAAAGATGGCTATGAAGATTGGCGGAGACATAGATCAGACAGGAATGAGAATAACCGGGAAGCTCTGGTTTTTCAATCTGGCCAATTTCGACCGAAGAAATGGAAACATATTCAAGTGGGCGAGGTTCTGAAGATTTGTGCTGATGACACAATTCCTTGTGACGTGGTTTTGTTAGGGACAAGCGATCCTAGTGGAATTGCCTACATTCAAACAATGAATTTGGATGGTGAGTCGAACTTGAAAACAAGGTATGCTCGGCAGGAAACAACTTCAACAGTATGTGAAGGGTGTACATTTTCAGGGCTCATCAGATGTGAACAACCTAATAGGAACATCTATGAGTTCACTGCCAACATGGAGTTTAATGGGCATAAATTTCCCCTGAGCCAATCAAATATAGTTTTGCGTGGTTGCCAGCTGAAGAACACAGACTGGGCAGTTGGTGTTGCGGTATATGCTGGACAGGAAACCAAGGCAATGCTGAATAGTGCAGCTTCTCCTTCCAAGAGAAGCAAACTGGAAAGCTACATGAACAGGGAAACTCTTTGGCTATcgattttcctttttgttatgTGTGCAGTTGTGGCCACTGGCATGGGCCTGTGGCTCATGCGCCATAAAGGTCAGATTGATACCTTGGCTTATTACCGGAGAAGATTCTACTCATATGGGAATGTGAATGTGAATGGAAAAACCTATAGATTTTATGGGATACCTATGGAgatctttttctcctttttgagTTCTATCATAGTTTTCCAGATAATGATACCAATCTCTCTGTATATTACAATGGAGTTGGTTCGATTGGGCCAGTCCTATTTCATGATTGAAGACAGGCATATGTTTGACAGTAGCTCTGGCTCAAGATTCCAGTGCAGATCTTTGAATATCAATGAGGATTTGGGTCAAATACGATATATTTTTTCAGACAAAACAGGGACACTTACCGAGAACAAAATGGAATTCCGAAGAGCAAGCATATTTGGGAGGAATTTTGGGACATCTTTGCAGGAAGCAAATGTTGCAG GAATCGGTTTAGGTAGAAAGAGATGGAAGCTCAAAAGCGAAATTTCTGTAGATAATGAGCTCATGGAGTTGTTGCACAAAGACCTAGGTGGAGATGACAGGATTGCTGCGCATGAGTTTTTCCTTACGTTGGCTGCTTGCAACACTGTGGTTCCTATTGTCAGTAATGGTACATCTTCCAGTTGCGGAAAAAGTGAATTGGATGATGTAGAAGCTATTGACTATCAGGGGGAATCTCCCGATGAGCAAGCATTAGTTTCTGCAGCCTCTGCATATGGATATACACTTTTTGAGCGCACATCTGGGCATATTGTTATGGATGTCAATGGTGAGAAACTAAG GTTGGATGTATTGGGACTTCATGAGTTTGATAGCGTGCGAAAAAGGATGTCCGTTGTTATCAGATTTCCAAACAATAGTGTAAAGGTGTTGGTGAAAGGTGCTGATACTACAATGCTCAACACTTTAGCAAATGACTCTGAAAGGGATGATCATGTGACGCGTTTAACTCAGAATCATCTGAGTGAATATTCGTCAGAAGGTTTACGTACTCTTGTAGTTGCTTCCAGGGATCTTACAGATGAAGAACTTGAGCAGTGGCAAAGCATGTATGAAGATGCAAGTACCTCGTTGACTGATCGGTCCTCGAAATTACGTCAAACAGCAGGTCTCATAGAATGCAACTTAAAGCTTCTTGGGGCGACTGCAATTGAGGATAAGCTACAAGATGGTGTGCCAGAAGCTATTGAGTCCCTCCGGCAAGCAGGAATCAAGGTTTGGGTTCTGACTGGAGATAAGCAAGAGACAGCTAtttcgattggtatatcatgCAAACTCTTGACAGCAGATATGcaacaaattattataaatgGAACTTCTGAGGATGAATGCCGAAATCTTTTGGCCGTTTCTATGGAAAAATATGGTGTAAAATCATCCAATAAAATTGACCCGAGTttcaaactgaaaaaaaatgctGAAAATGGCTATCTTGAGATACCTGGCAATGAAAAGACATCCAGTGTGCCCCAATGGAATggagggaaggaagaaggaaagaTGAATGCACCATTAGCACTCATAATAGATGGGAACAGTTTGGTATACATTCTGGAGAAAGATCTGGAGTCAGAG cTATTCAACCTTGCCACTTCCTGTAGTGTTGTGTTATGCTGTCGTGTTGCACCTTTGCAGAAAGCTGGAATTGTTGATCTAATTAAGACCCGTACTGATGATATGACACTGGCTATAGGTGATG GAGCAAATGatgtttcaatgatccaaacgGCGGATGTTGGAGTTGGAATTTGCGGTCAGGAAGGGCGTCAAGCTGTGATGGCATCAGACTTTGCTATGGGGCAGTTTCGGTTTTTGAAAAGATTACTTCTGGTGCATGGGCACTGGAATTATCAGCGTGTTGGCTATTTGGTTCTGTACAACTTCTACCGCAATGCAGTTTTTGTAATGATGCTATTTTG GTATATCTTATCCACTGCATTTTCAACAACTTCTGCATTAACAGATTGGAGTAGTGTTTTCTATTCTGTCATTTATACTTCACTCCCTACAATTGTTGTTGGTATACTGGACAAAGACTTGAGCCACAGGACACTGTTACAATATCCGAAACTCTATGGTGCGGGCCATAGACACGAGGCATACAATTTACATCTCTTCTGGATCACAATGCTTGACACCCTATGGCAGAGTCTTGTTCTCTTCTATGTACCCCTCTTCACGTATAAGGATAGCTCAATAGACATATGGAGCATGGGCAGTTTATGGACAATAGCAGTTGTTGTTCTTGTCAACATACATTTGGCAATGGACATCCATCGTTGGGTATTCATCACTCATATTGCAGTATGGGGTTCAATAATCATCACATATGCCTGTATGATTGTATTGGATTCTATACCTGTCTTTCCTAATTACTG GACTATATACCATTTGGCAAAGTCTCCCACATATTGGATTGCCATTTTGCTTATAACAGTTGTCGCGTTGCTCCCTCGCTTTGTGTTCAAAGTTGTATATCATATTTTTTGGCCTTCAGATATCCAGATAGCTGCTGGGATTTTAAATAGACAACGTAAACATTTGAGCTCAAAGCAAGATGACAGTTCAAGTTGA
- the LOC103423520 gene encoding high mobility group B protein 13-like, which produces MQALQSSVAGIAGNQIVRPKSGRTPLQPKKAPVTSTNSDLKIKPVHQWIGVGDDSNKENRPMYATPVKIEAMDASLAEELSSIRKKMERMKSDREKTEKMLKERDMVMEIQMKELENRGQIQKMLETELDRIYRLNQLHVQSIKVSPIRSLREKEEEKKADESPSQEVEVEAEEDMEESVDENSPQKPESCAASNSEIVTEENKK; this is translated from the exons ATGCAGGCGCTTCAATCTTCCGTCGCCGGAATCGCCGGGAACCAGATTGTTCGGCCTAAAAGTGGCCGGACGCCGCTCCAGCCAAAGAAAGCTCCGGTGACTTCGACAAACTCCGATCTCAAAATCAAGCCGGTTCACCAATGGATTGGCGTTGGCGATGATTCAAATAAGGAGAACCGTCCAATGTATGCGACTCCGGTGAAGATTGAGGCGATGGACGCGTCTCTGGCAGAGGAGCTGAGCTCGATCAGGAAGAAGATGGAGAGGATGAAATCGGACAGAGAGAAGACCGAGAAGATGCTTAAGGAGAGGGATATGGTGATGGAAATACAGATGAAGGAGCTCGAAAACAGAGGGCAGATCCAGAAGATGCTCGAGACCGAGCTCGATCGGATTTACCGATTGAACCAGCTCCATGTTCAATCAATT AAAGTATCGCCGATTCGATCGCTCagggagaaggaggaagaaaagaaggcCGATGAATCGCCATCTCAG GAAGTGGAGGTGGAAGCGGAGGAGGATATGGAGGAATCTGTGGATGAAAACTCACCGCAGAAGCCGGAGAGTTGTGCTGCTTCCAATTCCGAAATTGTTACAGAGGAAAATAAGAAGTGA
- the LOC103430457 gene encoding uncharacterized protein: MCDRLPSLPLSFPLTKSPKLGFTRTYWSSRIQPHPYFYPPNCSKPSNFTNSELTNSRNGRSLFLSRRASENPIADFGIPADLGFKEKGENLFNLESEAIESVARHGIDPSEESNASLGSENFLESEGGSGEENRNRKSNESVKDENQVRMAGADGDGLEKEDNLKRIDEKVGLRKGRQVIRRSNILAKQVICIQSALSLGFVSQLWVNTNSWMVKFVEVRRNLLSGEFERFLLDDITQVGDVVLVEDESVIDDDEFKIVGLETLVGYQVVTPGRRTIGKVRGYSFNINSGAVESLELDSFGISYIPSSLVSTYALFVEDVLEVVSDAVIVHEAAASRIHRLTKGLLDSQNVASSIDDLDEYSDIERPVRSDKYTRRRNFGDQKFNSRKSKTNGNDDWDLPMDYF, encoded by the exons ATGTGTGACCGTCTTCCCTCCCTCCCCCTATCTTTTCCTCTCACAAAATCTCCAAAATTAGGGTTTACCAGAACGTATTGGAGCTCCCGTATCCAACCGCATCCCTACTTTTACCCGCCAAATTGCTCGAAACCATCCAATTTCACGAATTCAGAGCTCACAAACTCCAGAAATGGGAGGTCTTTGTTCCTCAGCAGAAGGGCCAGCGAGAATCCGATAGCTGATTTTGGGATTCCGGCCGATTTAGGGTTTAAGGAGAAAGGGGAAAACCTCTTCAACCTCGAAAGTGAGGCAATTGAGTCAGTAGCGCGACATGGGATTGATCCCAGTGAGGAATCCAATGCTTCATTGGGTTCAGAAAATTTTCTGGAATCGGAGGGCGGTTCGGGGGAGGAGAACCGAAATCGGAAGAGTAATGAGAGCGTAAAAGACGAGAATCAGGTCCGAATGGCGGGTGCGGACGGTGATGGGTTGGAGAAGGAGGATAATTTGAAGCGCATTGATGAAAAAGTTGGACTAAGAAAAGGGCGGCAGGTAATCAGGAGGTCCAATATTCTTGCAAAGCAAGTTATCTGTATTCAAAGTGCTCTCAGCTTGGGATTTGTCTCTCAGCTTTGGGTGAATACCAATTCA TGGATGGTAAAGTTTGTAGAAGTGAGGCGAAACTTGCTTTCGGGAGAGTTTGAACGTTTTCTTCTCGACGATATTACCCAG GTTGGTGATGTTGTGCTTGTCGAGGACGAGAGTGTGATTGATGATGATGAATTTAAGATTGTTGGACTGGAAACGTTG GTAGGATACCAAGTAGTAACACCAGGTCGACGAACAATTGGAAAG GTGCGGGGATACAGTTTTAACATCAATTCAGGGGCTGTCGAGTCTCTTGAACTTGATTCATTTGGGATTTCCTATATTCCATCAAGTTTG GTGAGTACCTATGCGCTGTTTGTTGAGGATGTGCTGGAAGTTGTGTCTGATGCTGTCATTGTGCATGAAGCTGCAGCTTCGCGCATACACAGGCTGACCAAG GGTCTCTTGGACAGCCAAAATGTTGCAAGCTCTATAGATGATCTCGACGAGTATTCCGACATTGAAAGACCTGTAAGATCGGATAAGTatacaagaagaagaaattttGGTGACCAGAAGTTCAATTCCAGGAAAAGCAAGACCAATGGCAATGATGATTGGGACCTCCCAATGGATTACTTCTGA